Part of the Kitasatospora sp. NBC_00374 genome is shown below.
GCGGCGCCGGGGATGCGCGGTCGGCGGGGTCGGTCAGACGGCGTCGGCGGTGTTCGCCAGGGCCTTCTCCACCAGGCCCTCGACGTCGCCGACGGTGGTGATGTCGGCCGCTTCGCCCTGGCCCATGGCGGTCAGCGAGAAGGTCGACTCCAGCTGGAGCGAGAGCTCGATGACGGCGAGCGAGTCGTAGCCGAGATCCTCGACCAGCCGGTCGGTGGACTGCGCCTCGCGGGCGCCGAGCGGGCTCATCTCGCCGACGAGCCGGCGGACCTGGTCTGCAACGGTGTCACTCATGGAAGTGCTCGCTTTCGTTTCC
Proteins encoded:
- a CDS encoding acyl carrier protein, which produces MSDTVADQVRRLVGEMSPLGAREAQSTDRLVEDLGYDSLAVIELSLQLESTFSLTAMGQGEAADITTVGDVEGLVEKALANTADAV